Proteins from a single region of Candidatus Syntrophoarchaeum caldarius:
- a CDS encoding Uroporphyrinogen decarboxylase (URO-D) domain protein, whose amino-acid sequence MSETMSPIERFHAAMENNPIDRVSLAPVTQTGTTALMEKCGAYWPEAHKDPKLMAQLSWAAYEYGGLEGVRIPFYVYTEAEATGAKLSKWKKKNHPVVDVPSVPNLEAIDKLEIPDPKKDGRMPQILEAIKILVPKCKQEKLPIITSVIAPLTMTLNAGVTDAMQSMLWWAKNPNEMDKLIKKTLEIGLVWAEAAYEAGSDTIFYNGAFDASVTPDDYEKRVIRYHIEGVRKLKEMGAYVVYHSCMDISPVIDKLPRLEAHAISVSQEMDMAKAREIVGENVILAGNVDPTYTLIKKSPEEVLEESKYCIDAGTDILCPGCGYGPNTPLENMTALAQAGREYGHNARLAKKN is encoded by the coding sequence ATGAGTGAAACAATGAGTCCGATAGAGCGATTTCATGCAGCGATGGAGAATAACCCGATTGATCGGGTTTCACTTGCACCTGTAACGCAAACAGGAACAACTGCGCTTATGGAGAAATGTGGCGCATACTGGCCAGAGGCACACAAAGATCCGAAGCTTATGGCACAACTAAGCTGGGCAGCTTATGAATATGGAGGGCTTGAAGGCGTTAGAATTCCATTCTATGTCTATACAGAGGCAGAGGCAACCGGTGCAAAACTCTCCAAGTGGAAGAAGAAGAACCACCCCGTTGTGGACGTTCCATCAGTACCAAATCTCGAGGCAATCGACAAGCTTGAAATACCCGATCCAAAGAAAGATGGACGGATGCCCCAGATTCTTGAGGCAATAAAGATCCTCGTGCCAAAGTGCAAGCAGGAGAAGCTTCCGATCATCACAAGTGTCATTGCGCCCCTTACGATGACACTGAATGCAGGTGTGACAGATGCGATGCAATCCATGCTCTGGTGGGCAAAGAACCCCAATGAGATGGATAAACTGATCAAAAAGACGCTTGAGATTGGACTGGTATGGGCAGAGGCTGCATATGAAGCGGGTAGTGACACAATATTCTACAACGGTGCATTTGATGCAAGTGTCACACCGGATGATTATGAGAAAAGGGTCATCAGGTATCATATAGAGGGAGTTAGAAAGCTGAAAGAAATGGGTGCGTATGTTGTCTATCACAGCTGCATGGATATCTCGCCCGTGATTGATAAATTACCAAGGCTTGAGGCGCACGCGATAAGCGTTTCTCAGGAGATGGATATGGCCAAGGCACGGGAGATCGTTGGGGAGAATGTGATCCTTGCTGGAAATGTTGATCCAACATACACTCTCATCAAGAAATCCCCTGAAGAAGTTCTTGAAGAATCCAAGTACTGCATTGATGCTGGAACCGACATACTATGCCCAGGATGTGGATACGGTCCAAACACACCACTCGAAAATATGACGGCACTTGCTCAGGCTGGAAGAGAATACGGACATAACGCACGACTGGCAAAGAAGAACTGA
- a CDS encoding Methyl-coenzyme M reductase, protein C: MDCRETPGFGIGGGLAQKGTLSEAENPEIVVVAMSPIARHVTKPVCEITYGIREAGIQTSVLVLEAGMGLPRDAPGGASMGICGITPKEVAQINRHKLVLLHLGNIPSHFIYKTRTFLKNVTIPAIVICQAPVEFKQFADIKIRVRDFPQDDAVTKGELVDVVTGVIRGETVPAVKLEEIIRKVKYWYSVYYPADYATRRWDAVGRACRRVEVC, from the coding sequence GTGGACTGTAGAGAGACACCTGGCTTTGGCATCGGTGGTGGGCTTGCACAGAAGGGGACGCTCTCTGAGGCAGAGAACCCTGAGATTGTTGTGGTTGCCATGAGCCCAATTGCACGACATGTAACAAAGCCAGTCTGTGAGATCACTTATGGAATCAGAGAAGCTGGGATACAGACAAGCGTACTCGTTCTTGAAGCGGGCATGGGGCTTCCAAGGGATGCACCTGGTGGTGCAAGTATGGGAATCTGTGGGATTACACCAAAGGAAGTTGCACAGATCAATCGACATAAGCTTGTTCTGCTGCATCTTGGAAATATACCATCCCATTTTATCTACAAGACAAGAACGTTCCTCAAGAACGTAACGATTCCTGCAATCGTAATCTGTCAGGCACCTGTAGAATTCAAACAGTTTGCTGATATCAAGATCCGTGTTCGGGACTTCCCGCAGGACGATGCCGTAACAAAGGGTGAACTCGTGGATGTTGTAACAGGTGTGATCAGGGGTGAGACCGTCCCTGCTGTCAAGCTTGAGGAGATTATACGTAAGGTTAAATACTGGTACTCTGTTTACTACCCAGCAGATTACGCCACCAGGAGATGGGATGCTGTTGGCAGGGCATGTCGCAGAGTAGAGGTATGTTGA